A stretch of DNA from Vulcanisaeta thermophila:
GAGCTTACCGTACCTATAAAACTCCCTTATGGATATGACCTTAACCTTACTAGGGTCCCTCTGTCCAAAGGCCTTCTCTGGAGGTACTTCCACAGTGACCTCCTGACCCTCATTGGCATTGAGCAGCGCCTGCTCCAGGGGTTCAAAGAGCCTCGTCTCGCCGATGATTATGAGCCTTGGTTCGTAAACCTCATCGGGCCTATAAATACCGGCCTCCCTGGCCCTCTCCTCCACCGTGGTCTCCACAACCTTGTTACTATCCTTATCAATCACCGTGTACTCCAGTAATACGTAATCGCCCTTCTGCAACGTCATCGCAGTGCAGTAACCCACGCAATTTATAAGTTTTAGCACCTCACGCTATAGAGATAGGTTTATAAGTTAACAACGACCTTATCGGGTGATGATTGATTTAATAACGCTGGCTGTGGCTTTATCCATAATCCTCGCCATAATAGGCGTTGTACTCATAATCGTGGATCTCATGAGGTCGGGGAGTAAGGAGGATGAAGAGAGAGGAAGTAGAAAGACTGGCTTTGGTGGTGTTGTCCTCATAGGCCCTGTACCCATAATATTCGGTAATGACTCATCGACCATTAAGTGGGCCATTATATTGACCATGGTGGTTGTTATAATCTTCATACTACTAATGGTGATACCAGCCCTCGTGGGGTGATGGCATGAGGCTGTATCAACTGGGCATATTGTTGATATTTCTCTCGGTACTAATACCAATAGTACTTATACTAATAGGTGTTGCCTTATCCACGACGACCAGTGGATTATCGTATACACAGCCCAGCGTGGGCGGTGCCGTGATTATATTCCCCCTAGTGCCCATACCCATACTAATAACCTTTGGACACCCAACAATAACACAACCACTCCTCTGGCTAACCTACGCCATATTCCTGGTATTCCTAGCCCTAATAATATTCTCTGTGGTTCAGTACGTACGAGCAAGGAGGGAGGCCCTTAAGCGTTGGCAGGAGGAACACAAATAAATAACCAAACCACCCAATTAACCAATGCTTAGATGGTCACCCGTGGAGTTGGCAAGTAGGATTGTCAAGAGTAAACCTATCACGTACAACTTTGCCACGGGGTCCCCAGACCCATCACTAATACCGATTGATGAGGTCAGGAGGTCCTTTGAGAATGTCATTGAGAGGTACGGTGTGTCAACCCTTGCATACCCAGGCGCCGGTGGGCTTAAGGAGCTGAGGATAGAGGTCTCAAGGTACCTGAGCAGGGCACTTGGTATTGAGGTTGGTTGGAGGAACATCATAATAACCAGTGGCGCTCAACATGCAATTAAGTTACTCTCCCAATTGCTCATGAGGAGGAGGACCGTGGTTTACACGGAGAACCCCACTTTCGTGGAGACGGTGATGCCCATGAGATTCCAGGGGGTTAGGTTAGTGGGTGTTCCGTTGGATGATGAGGGATTGAATGTCTACGAACTGGAGAGACTGGTTAAGATCCACGGTAGCGGCATCGTCTACGTCATACCCAACTGCCACAACCCCACCGGCGTGAGCATGAGCATGGATAGGAGGAAGTACCTGATAGAGTTGAGTGAGGGTTATGGGCTGACCATCATTGAGGACGACCCATACACGCCAATATCCCATGAAAAAACAACACCACTGAGGGCCTTAAGTGATGGTGTTATTTACGTGGGGTCCTTCTCAAAGGTACTGGGGCCTGGGTTGAGGATTGGCTTCCTGGTGATTACGGATAACGTGCTTAGGAGCAGGGTTGAAATGCTGGAGCAGCATGACTTCTCAACATCCACACTAACCCAGTACATTGTTTATGACATGCTCAGGAGGGGCGTCATTTATAGGGCCATGGAGAAGGCCGATGACGTTTATAAGCTCAAATTGAACACACTAATTGATGCGCTGAGCCGGTACATGCCCGGCGCCCTAATGTATAAACCGCACTGTGGATTCTACACCTTCGTGAACCTGGGGAGGAATGCGTGGGATGTTTTAAAGGAATCGGTGAGGTATGGAATAGCCTTTGTACCTGGTGATGGCTTTTACGTGGAGAAACCCATAGTGACTAGCGCTAGGCTTAGTATAGGCACCATACCCATTGATCGCATTGAAGAGGGCATTAGATTATTAAGTGATGTAGTTGGGCGGGGTTGAACGTATTATCAAGTAATCATTGGAGTCGCCGGAATCACCTCCACCCCCGAAGCCCCTGAGGATTATCCCTATTATTAATATGAGTAGTAGTAATACGGATATTGTGAGGAGGGAGTTCACACTCAACTTACTAATGGTCCACAACCTAACAGTGACTTCACCACTCGTTAGGTTGACCACGTAGACGTCATTACCATAGCTCACAAACCCCACGCTTGAGCCAATGGGTATGCAGTAACTACCGGGGCCCACAAAGCTTAGACTTCCAACGTTAAGTGTTGCGTAGGGTACCTCCTCATTGAGTAGGTCAAGCGCCCTGAACGTCACCACCCTGGGCTTAAGTATCACGTAACCCTCACTTGAATTATTAACTTCAACGCTTGTGGTGTATAGTGTTGTTCCATTACCAATTAATTGAACCAGCACCCTGGTGCCCACGAGTACGTTGGTTAAATTAACAAGTATAGAGTTACCATTAAGTGGGTATTGCATGTTAACCCCATTGTAGTTAATACCCACCTGTAATCTAAGCTCTGGGCATTGGTATGGTAGTGATATGTTTAATTCGTAATTCTCAAAGTACGGTAGCGTGATCACCGCACCATTAACCAAAGACTCATTGCCCAGGTTTATTAATGCGTTGTTTATTAAGGCGTAGACCACGTAATTGCCTGGGTATATACACGTATTATTACTCAGTAGGAGGAATTCCCCATTCATGTAGATGTACAATGGCACATTGACCGGCTCCCCATTCTCATCCACCAATTCAATGCTTGACCTGGTCATTAGGTTGAGGGGTATGCTCACGCTGTACGTGGGTATGGAGCCCAGGGTTACACTGATGTACTTAACACCACTCACCACTATGTGGAATTCCCTATTCACTAGGGGATTGAGGGTTAGCGTACTCGATAGGTTCAGGGTACCATTCCCCCTAGGAAGTAATACGTAGGTATTGGTGCACATTACATTGTTGGGTAGTCCCGTGAACCTCACAGTGACGGGACTAACCGTGTAATTAACCGTGCATTGCTGTGTGTATGAGTAGTACGAGGTCCAGGGTGTTAGGATTGGTATGCTGAGGTTTACAGTGCCGCATGAATTGACTGAGTAGTGAATCCAGGGCGCCCCACTCACTGCGAGCAATGGTTGTCTCTGTAGCACTGTTATGCCTGGGTTTCCCGTAATTCTCAGTGCGTAGTACGGTGTTATGTCCACGTACGTAGTACCATTACTAATGATTTGCAGCGTGTCTATGTAGGTCACGTAGGTGACCACGTAGGCGTTGGCTGTTATTGAGGATATTGTTAGTGATTCCAGGGTTTCGTTAATGGGCTCCGTAAATGGAGCCTTCAATGTGAAGGAGCCTGGGAGTATGGTGATGACCCTAACTATTGAGAATGCGTAATTAAGCCCTGGAATTGTGGGTATTGTTATGTTCTCAGAACCACTGGTGAGTTGGTACGTTAACTCGTCACCCTGTATTAATAATTCCTCCATGGGTATTGATGGGTAATTACCCACTGTAAGGACCACCCCGTAGATCGGTAATGAGCAATCTATGTTAATGAGTACGTACTTGGGGCTGTAATTGACCAGGGTTGGTGTTATCCTGGAACCGTTATAGAGTATGAGGTATACTGAGGAAAAACCAAGGTTGGAGAGGGGGTCCAGGTAAGCACTTATACTTATGGTGTCGGGGCCACCGCAGTATTGATAAACCGGTATTAACAGTGTATTACTTGTTATGTTTATTAGCCGAGAAAAGGATTGAGATTGGGATGTAATACCCACGTACACTAGGTTTATGGTGTATGATTGGGCATGGGCAATGATGGGTATTAGCAGCACTCCCATTAGTAACGTAATCACTAATCCTCGTAAATTCATCAGCTCAGTTATGAGGGAGGAGATAATAATATAAATGCATAAAATAACTCATTAGCCGGTGATGAGGCAGTTCGCGAATGAGTGGTGAAGAGGTCCTCGAAAACTGATTAAGCGGTTACATGCCTCAGTGAGTATGGTGATGGTAATTCATGCTTCCTATTAATGGCGGCCCTCAGTAGGGCTATGAATAGCGGGTGGGGCCTCAGTGGTCTACTCCTAAACTCTGGGTGGAATTGCGTGGCTACGAAGAAGTAGTGGGTAGGTAACTCGATTATCTCAACGCGTGGCTTATCCACACGCCAGCCTGAGAACACGAGGCCCCTCTCGGTCAGTGCATTGAAGAACCTGGGGTTCACCTCATACCTATGCCTATGCCTCTCCTGTATTTCGGCTCTGCCGTAGATCTCATGGGCTATGGTGCCCTCCATAATCTTGATTCTCCTGTTACCGAGTATCATGGTGCCGCCCAAGTCCTTAACATTCGCCTCCTCTGGGGTTATGTCAATGACTGGGTAGGGCGTGTTTGGGTCCACCTCGGTTGTGTGGGCGCCCTTTAGCCCAACCACGTTCCTTGCGAACTCAACAACGGCTAGCTGCATCCCGTAGCATATGCCGAGGAATGGTATGTTGTTTTCCCTAACGTACCTAATGGCCTCTATCTTACCCTCAACACCCCTGGCCCCAAAGCCGGGTAGTACTATGACTGCATCTGCATTGTTCAATTCAGTAACCTTAGAGGGCTCCTTCTCGATCTCCTCGGTATCGCACCACACTATCTCGGGCTTAACCTTTAAGTGAGCGGCTGCGTGCTTAATGGCCTCCACAATGCTTATGTACGAGTCATGAAGCTTCACGTACTTACCACACATGAATACCCTAACCACCTCCTTTGCATTCTCCAGGGAGTTTACGAAAGACACCCAGTCATCAAGCTTAGCAGGCCTATCCTCAAGCCCCAACTTCCTTATTATGTACTTACCAAGCCCCTGCTCCTCGAGGATTAATGGAACCTTGTATATAGTGTCCACGTCGTAGGAGGTGAACACGGCCTCTAGGGGTACATTTGTAAAGAGTGAGATCTTACGCTTAGTTCCCTCATCCAATGGCTTAGGCGACCTGGCAATTATAATGTCGGGCTGTATACCAACCCTCCTCAACTCAGCCACGCTGTGCTGCAGGGGTTTTGTCTTTAATTCTCCCGTTGTTGATAATAGGGGTACCAGCGCCACATGCACGAACAACACATCCTCAGGCATTTCAAGCTTCATTTGCCTAGCGGCCTCTAGGAATGGAAGTCCCTCGTAATCACCGACCGTGCCCCCTATTTCCACAAGGACAACATCGGGCCTCTCCCTCCTTGTTACGAGCATTATCCTCCTCTTAATCTCATCCGTGACGTGTGGTATTAACTGGACTGTTTGGCCGAGGTACTTACCCCTCCGCTCCTTCCTAATTACCGAGTAGTAAACCTGCCCACTGGTTATGTTGTGGTACTTGGGAACCTCTATATCCAGGAATCTCTCGTAATGCCCAAGATCGAGGTCCGTCTCACCACCATCAAACGTAACAAAGACCTCGCCATGCTGAAATGGGTTCATGGTACCTGCATCAACGTTCAGGTATGGGTCTATCTTCACCGCAGTTACATTGTAACCTCTAGCCTGCAGTATCTTGCCAATGGATGATGTGGTAATGCCCTTACCAAGCCCGGACAGCACCCCTCCAGTAACAAATACGTACTTAGTCGTCATGCAAAAAACGTGATGCCCGCTTATTTAATACTTTTGCTTTTAATAAGGGGTACATTTAGGTCAAGGCATTACCTGCTAGTTTTGATGACAGCTCATTGTAAATACTAAGTATTAATTCATGCCTCTTCATAATCCTCCTCTCCATGGTGCTCACTATATTGCGCAGGTAGTACAACTCCGCCCTTAACTTACTTAGCCTATTGATTAATTCTAACTCGCTTGGTGTTAGTAAATAATCTAGGTTCTTGCCCGGCATCAATGTTTTTAATGCCAGGTATATATCTAGGTTACTCATCCCCTTTGCTCTCAATTCCCCAATTATCCTGGCCACCCTCTTATCCTGTAAGGTTGAAAGCATTGGACAACACCCTTTGCAGGTCATTGATGAAACCGTTTAATGCGCCGTTCACAGTATTTTGTAGGTGCATTATTCCATTGACTGTGTTGCCGAAGAGGCCGGATATGAGGGATACCAGGGCTACCAGTATTGCCATGGCTATCCCTATTAGGAGAACCTCCTCTACGAATAGATCCCCCGCACGACTACCCCTCCTTCTACTAAACATGCCCTTCATCAGTTAATTCAATCCAGGTAGATATTTAAACTACTGATGCTTAGGCCCCTCATTGTATGATGCGCTTGGGCTCCCTATAGTTAAGCTTGGCCACTATGTACGGTATAACTATGGGTAGCACTATCGTTGCGTCTGCAAATACGAAGGCTTGCTTTGCCGTGGGCTTAACCTTACCCCAGGTAATGGCCTCCCTTGGACGAGCACCACTTAATGAGCCGTCCCACTCCACGGCCATGGTTATGTAGACCACGTAATCAAGACCCCCCGTAAACTGGCTCCACCATATCACGTGATGCTTACTGATGCCACCACCCACTATTAAGGCCCCCAGGGATTTACTTGAGTAAACTATATCCATTAATTCATGCTCATCCTTAAGCAGGTCAATCCTAATGGGCCTACCCTCAGCCCTGGCCCTCTGTGTCTCATTGTATGTTAATATTGCCGTGCCAAATGCGCCGTCTACGAAGCCAGGCACGTATATGGGCACCCTGGCCCTGGCGGCTGCCCTAATTATTGAGTACTCATCATCAACCCTACTACCCAATTCCCAAATCAACTCCCTAATACCCCATTCACCTTTAACCCTGGATAATTCACTAAGTGCTGAATGAACAAACCTCTCAATTAGGGGTCCATAGTGCTCCTTACTCACCGCCACATTACCAATCCTATGAATACCGGCCCTGCTCATCTCCACGTCATCAACGTCGAAGTAACTCAGGCGGTATTTACCACCCATGGACTTGGCGATGTCGTGGTCCAGGGTGCCCGCGGTGGTTATTACCACATCCACGAACCCCCTCTCGATGAACTTAGCAATTAATCCCCTCAGGCCCGTGGATACTAGGTTGCCTGTGAAGGACATGAAGACCGTGGTGTCCCTATTGCTGTACATCTCCAGGAGCACATCCACCGCATCCGCCAAGTGCCTACTTTGGAAGCCTCCCATGACCCTGTACGCATTTATTAATTCATCGAGGCTCCTTATACCCACGTCTAGGTCCAGTACATCACCTACTATAAATGGTATTTCAGACATAACGCACCTTAGTGAGGGGTATTTTAAAAAGGCAATCTTACTTGATGAGCCTGAGCTCCTTAACGAGACCTGTCTTAATTAATTCATTAATCATATTCCTAACCTGCCTATTGGTTAGTCCAGTCTTAAGGGCTATATCCTCAATGGACCTATTCCCATCAATAAGCTTCGCTATGCTTATTAGGTTCTCATCATGTAGTAGCGTGTCCGCGTTCTTAATCCCCTCAGTGGGTATGGGCACCTCCATACCCGGTATCTTATAGAGGTAAATCTTATGGCTCCTCCACTCCTCGTACAGATCCTCCACAATGAGGGGTTTCCAGCCGGGCATTTCGAAGTCGTGACTAACAACCCTAGTGCCCGGCCTTAACTCCCTCTCTAATTTAGGCCTAATCCTCTCATTCACACTGGTTAGTAGGTACATAAAGACCACGTCCGCATCCGAGAGATCCTCCTCGAAGAAGTTCCCATAAATCACCTTAACCCTATCCTCAAGGCCTAGGTCCTTAACCCTCCTAAGCGTTTGCTCGTAGAGGTCCTTCCTAATCTCTATGCATGCTGACTGGGCCCCAAACTCCCTGGCCGCTATTATGACAACCCTACCATCGCCACAACCAAGATCGTAAACCACCTCATCCCTCCTCACATTGGCCAGTTGGAGCATCCTCCTGACCACAACCTCAGGCGTGGGTACGAAGGGTACGTCGTAGGGCATGGAGGTATGGTAATCCAGTGATATTTATTTCTTTGCTTAATATCAATCACAAAGCATCAAGTGCTCGCAAGCCCCGGTGATGCCCTGTGAACCCCGGGCCTCCTTATTAACCTAACCCTAACCTTACCGTCATACTCAACATCGAAGTCCAGTAAACCCCTCTTCCTGAGTATTTTCAGGGCGTCGATTAATAAACCACGCTCATCACTGGACACCCTGGATAATGCATCGTCAAGATCCTCGGAATCACTCAGAACGTTAATAAACTTCTTAATCAATGCCGAGTTTAAATCCAGGTTCTTAAACTCATCATTACTGAAGATTAAATCCCTCGTGGAAGCCTCGGTTATTGAGTACACCTCAATCAGCGCATTAATTATGGATATGCATCTAAATATTAGGTCGTTAATTAATGGGACCAATTCCGAGAACTCGGGATACTTAGTACCCAACTTGTCAATGATTACCTTTAGTTCACTCATTTTCTCAATCAGATCCATGACAGAGGTAGTGCGTGCAGGGCCCTAATTAAGGTAATCCGTGGAATTCACTAAATGTGGTATGTATTATACATGTATCACTGAACTGTGTATCCGTGGTTCTGGGTATGATGATACCTTCATGATCCTCTTAATTATTGTTGGGTGCATTGAGAATAGCCCGGGCCTCCTATGGGTAACCTCCATCAATAATTCCCTCCAGGCAACCTTCCTTAGCGCATTTATGAGGGATTCCTTACCCACAAAGTTTAGTGTGTACTTATCAGCTGAGTACTCACTGAGCTTCATTACATACGTTATTAATAGTAATTCCATAAGCACCAACGCCATGAGCATTGGTATGACCGGGAGACTTAACATTGACGTTAAGTGGGTTATGAAGGCTATGTTCAGGGCCTCGCTTAATGATATTAGGAATAGGAGCTTAATGGAATCCGAATGCCTAATATGGCCGATTTCATGGGCCAACACCGCCATTAACTCATCAATGTTTAAGCACGAGATCAACTTGGTACTGATCAGCACATAATTCAGGCCGGGTAATCCCATGGATGCCGCATTGCATTGATTCATGTTTACCAGGTATAGGCGCACATTCCTACCAATCCTCAACCTAGACCTAAGCTCGCCAATGCTTATCGTATCCTCACTAAAACCAACAACACCCCTCAGTGAAGCCAGTAGGTAAATGAACCTCCTAACCTCATCAATGGATTTAGAACCACCAATACTACTGAGTAACTTATTTACGCGTTCCGAGTCCACGCTCAATTCATCGTAGACGACCGTGAACCTGATTATACTTACATCATCAATTAAACCACCCCTAATACTAATCCTTAGTAAGTATGCGTAGAGTATGGGTATTAATAATGGTGTTAGGACCATTAAGAGCACAATGTGCATTGAGATTGCCCCACTAAGCAGTCTAAGGAGGATTGCTACTATTGATATTGAGAATAGGGTTATGATTAAGATACCCATTAGGCCAAGGAGTGGGGAGCCCAGGTTTGGTAATTCACTAATCCTATAAACCCTATCCCCCCTCCTTATTAATAATATTGAGATTCTACGTAGACCCTCAGTGCCTATGTACCTAAAGACCAGGGCATTAATCAACTCCTTAGTCCTACCCTTACCCCTGATCTCCAGCGAGTCATTTAGTTTCACCTGGGCATAGCCATTATCGTCGTATAGGGATAGCTTCACGGATTCGTTGGTAACCTCCTTAACAATATAGGGTGCATTTATGACCGTGTGGGTATAGCGCTCGATGTAGTTTATGAGACCTGTGGGGTTTGTGATTAATTTACGGATTATTTGATTGGGATTTGAATCCGCCATCCGTGATGGGTTGCAGAGAGTTTATTTTTTGTGCATTAGCCAAGTCCTTAATCATATTAATACTTATATTACCTCTCCTAGTGGTGCGGTAATTATCGATTAGCATGAGTATTTCGTGTACATTGCCAGATTCTAGGAGGAGCCAGAAGTCGGAGCCCCTCATGATCCCGTAAACCTTACCACGGGCACTCCTCTTAATTACACGCACCAAGCCCAACTCCACTAATTCCTCCAGGAAGTTCCTAACCACCACACTCTCTGACCTTGGGCTCTTCCTGGTCCAAATCGATATGTCCTGGGCCACCTTAGCGGGCCTAAACGTTATTAATTGCCCCCTGGAGTTCCTAACCATGTCCTTAAGCATCTGCAGGATTAGTATTTTCACCTTCCTCGTGTCCATCACTGGGTTTTCGTACGTTGATTTATGCATCAAGGGCTTTACGTATATCTGCTTAAATTTATAATTTGAATATTGAGAACACTGGCGGTGAATGCTCCGTCAGAGTATCAATGGAGGGTTCCCTATTTATCTTTCAATTTGTAATCTATATCCAGTATCTTCTCAATCAGTTTCTCATCAGCCTGTAGTATTCGTTCTATCTCATTAATACGATCCCTAAGACCAGCCACCTCATCCTCCAAGTCCGCCAACTGCTTACTAAACAATGACTCACCCGGTGCATTACCCAAGGCTCTACTTAGTAATGCGTTACCGTCAGTTAAATCCCCATTGCCATTACCATTGGGTTTCTGGGGACCAACTGCCCTTAAATCCCTGGTGCCTCCATGGTCACCGGAATCCCTGACGGTGGTACTAACCTCCATAAGCCTATCCACGCCTTGATCCTCACTGGCTTGTTTAGTCTTCGTGCCTGTAAATCTAACTATCACGTGATTCCTAACTGGGGGCGAGCGTAATGGTCTTATTCTCACTATTCCCTCGCCAGTAATCACGAGGGCCTCCTCGGGGGTTATCTCACTCAGTTTCTTAATTAACTCCTCAGATAGGAAAACACCACCCTCTAGGAAATCGGGCTTCATCTTAAACATGATAATGTTACAATGCTTAAGCAGTGAGGTTCTGGGTATGGCGTTACTCACTAGGACCGCCCTAACGCCATACTTGCCAGTCTCCATGAGTATGTGATCAACTATTGTGAAGCCACTTGAGTCATTACCAACCAGGTTCTGGGCCTCCTCAATAACCAGGACGTGGCTCACACCCCTACGTATAATGCCCTCCCTCATGTAGTGGACGTATAATGACGCGAGTAGGAACGCCATCACCAACCTCTTCTCCTCAATAATCGTTAAGTCACTGAGGTCAATAACGGCGTCTGACCTTGTAAG
This window harbors:
- a CDS encoding TIGR00304 family membrane protein; its protein translation is MIDLITLAVALSIILAIIGVVLIIVDLMRSGSKEDEERGSRKTGFGGVVLIGPVPIIFGNDSSTIKWAIILTMVVVIIFILLMVIPALVG
- a CDS encoding heme exporter protein CcmD, with the translated sequence MRLYQLGILLIFLSVLIPIVLILIGVALSTTTSGLSYTQPSVGGAVIIFPLVPIPILITFGHPTITQPLLWLTYAIFLVFLALIIFSVVQYVRARREALKRWQEEHK
- a CDS encoding ATP-binding protein, producing MDPLALGALAVSASVTLASFVRDISDGVTVGTRYGVPYRLPLNKHICILGPTRSGKSSLVRAMVNRLSRKYVVTVLDWHGEYSGLLTTVPVNAIRINLRGIPPKLLTEILGFGLNLNEPSMYLLYRIIRDGDYESLSDIIDKVNNYLVNTRAEAEMKAGILRRLEYVAGNLDGGVIDIKLLTRSDAVIDLSDLTIIEEKRLVMAFLLASLYVHYMREGIIRRGVSHVLVIEEAQNLVGNDSSGFTIVDHILMETGKYGVRAVLVSNAIPRTSLLKHCNIIMFKMKPDFLEGGVFLSEELIKKLSEITPEEALVITGEGIVRIRPLRSPPVRNHVIVRFTGTKTKQASEDQGVDRLMEVSTTVRDSGDHGGTRDLRAVGPQKPNGNGNGDLTDGNALLSRALGNAPGESLFSKQLADLEDEVAGLRDRINEIERILQADEKLIEKILDIDYKLKDK
- a CDS encoding aminotransferase-like domain-containing protein codes for the protein MLRWSPVELASRIVKSKPITYNFATGSPDPSLIPIDEVRRSFENVIERYGVSTLAYPGAGGLKELRIEVSRYLSRALGIEVGWRNIIITSGAQHAIKLLSQLLMRRRTVVYTENPTFVETVMPMRFQGVRLVGVPLDDEGLNVYELERLVKIHGSGIVYVIPNCHNPTGVSMSMDRRKYLIELSEGYGLTIIEDDPYTPISHEKTTPLRALSDGVIYVGSFSKVLGPGLRIGFLVITDNVLRSRVEMLEQHDFSTSTLTQYIVYDMLRRGVIYRAMEKADDVYKLKLNTLIDALSRYMPGALMYKPHCGFYTFVNLGRNAWDVLKESVRYGIAFVPGDGFYVEKPIVTSARLSIGTIPIDRIEEGIRLLSDVVGRG
- a CDS encoding deoxyhypusine synthase, giving the protein MSEIPFIVGDVLDLDVGIRSLDELINAYRVMGGFQSRHLADAVDVLLEMYSNRDTTVFMSFTGNLVSTGLRGLIAKFIERGFVDVVITTAGTLDHDIAKSMGGKYRLSYFDVDDVEMSRAGIHRIGNVAVSKEHYGPLIERFVHSALSELSRVKGEWGIRELIWELGSRVDDEYSIIRAAARARVPIYVPGFVDGAFGTAILTYNETQRARAEGRPIRIDLLKDEHELMDIVYSSKSLGALIVGGGISKHHVIWWSQFTGGLDYVVYITMAVEWDGSLSGARPREAITWGKVKPTAKQAFVFADATIVLPIVIPYIVAKLNYREPKRIIQ
- a CDS encoding M48 family metallopeptidase, translating into MADSNPNQIIRKLITNPTGLINYIERYTHTVINAPYIVKEVTNESVKLSLYDDNGYAQVKLNDSLEIRGKGRTKELINALVFRYIGTEGLRRISILLIRRGDRVYRISELPNLGSPLLGLMGILIITLFSISIVAILLRLLSGAISMHIVLLMVLTPLLIPILYAYLLRISIRGGLIDDVSIIRFTVVYDELSVDSERVNKLLSSIGGSKSIDEVRRFIYLLASLRGVVGFSEDTISIGELRSRLRIGRNVRLYLVNMNQCNAASMGLPGLNYVLISTKLISCLNIDELMAVLAHEIGHIRHSDSIKLLFLISLSEALNIAFITHLTSMLSLPVIPMLMALVLMELLLITYVMKLSEYSADKYTLNFVGKESLINALRKVAWRELLMEVTHRRPGLFSMHPTIIKRIMKVSSYPEPRIHSSVIHV
- a CDS encoding CTP synthase is translated as MTTKYVFVTGGVLSGLGKGITTSSIGKILQARGYNVTAVKIDPYLNVDAGTMNPFQHGEVFVTFDGGETDLDLGHYERFLDIEVPKYHNITSGQVYYSVIRKERRGKYLGQTVQLIPHVTDEIKRRIMLVTRRERPDVVLVEIGGTVGDYEGLPFLEAARQMKLEMPEDVLFVHVALVPLLSTTGELKTKPLQHSVAELRRVGIQPDIIIARSPKPLDEGTKRKISLFTNVPLEAVFTSYDVDTIYKVPLILEEQGLGKYIIRKLGLEDRPAKLDDWVSFVNSLENAKEVVRVFMCGKYVKLHDSYISIVEAIKHAAAHLKVKPEIVWCDTEEIEKEPSKVTELNNADAVIVLPGFGARGVEGKIEAIRYVRENNIPFLGICYGMQLAVVEFARNVVGLKGAHTTEVDPNTPYPVIDITPEEANVKDLGGTMILGNRRIKIMEGTIAHEIYGRAEIQERHRHRYEVNPRFFNALTERGLVFSGWRVDKPRVEIIELPTHYFFVATQFHPEFRSRPLRPHPLFIALLRAAINRKHELPSPYSLRHVTA
- a CDS encoding class I SAM-dependent methyltransferase, with the translated sequence MPYDVPFVPTPEVVVRRMLQLANVRRDEVVYDLGCGDGRVVIIAAREFGAQSACIEIRKDLYEQTLRRVKDLGLEDRVKVIYGNFFEEDLSDADVVFMYLLTSVNERIRPKLERELRPGTRVVSHDFEMPGWKPLIVEDLYEEWRSHKIYLYKIPGMEVPIPTEGIKNADTLLHDENLISIAKLIDGNRSIEDIALKTGLTNRQVRNMINELIKTGLVKELRLIK